The Blastomonas sp. SL216 DNA window CATGCCCCAGCTCGGTCAGCCCCAGCTCCTCCGCGGCTTCGGACAGGCGCTCCAGATTCTCCTCGGACCCGCGAAAGCTCACGTCCACCGAACGGCGGATGCTCGCCTGGTCGCCATTGTCGGCCAGATTGCGCAGCACGTCCTGATCGGCGGCCCATTCCTGCTCCATCCGGGCAGGATCGACGGGGGGGAGCTTGAGAGTCACGCGGCGGTCGCCGGAGCCTTGAGGCC harbors:
- a CDS encoding ribonuclease E inhibitor RraB, which codes for MTLKLPPVDPARMEQEWAADQDVLRNLADNGDQASIRRSVDVSFRGSEENLERLSEAAEELGLTELGHEDDAEGGHPWLFLERVQAVDEKSIRALTELCLQIEQLFDLEYDGWGCEAQTGTVH